The following coding sequences lie in one Rutidosis leptorrhynchoides isolate AG116_Rl617_1_P2 chromosome 4, CSIRO_AGI_Rlap_v1, whole genome shotgun sequence genomic window:
- the LOC139841411 gene encoding uncharacterized protein: MGRICLKRRLYRLNKSRKVAFPVIQNYVTNVWRKYGVEKIMMNGKGFFFFKFSSESGMMDVHQNGPWMICNDPIILNKWSLNVSLTKEDLSKVPVWVKIYDIPLAGFTEDGLSVIASKFGRPMMFDSYTSTMCTEAWGRPNFARAMIEVSADRDLREQLKVVTPNLDGMSNTIDIVRVEYEWKPPCCSCCCVFGHIDFQCPKSIIVGESKEKQTDDDGFRLVSKKAKK, from the exons ATGGGACGTATTTGTTTAAAAAGAAGACTTTATCGTCTAAATAAGTCTAGAAAG GTTGCTTTTCCCGTTATTCAGAATTATGTTACGAATGTATGGCGTAAATATGGTGTTGAGAAGATAATGATGAATGGTAAAGGTTTCTTCTTCTTTAAGTTCTCGTCCGAGAGTGGTATGATggatgtgcatcaaaatggcccgtggATGATATGTAATGATCCAATTATATTGAATAAATGGTCTCTGAATGTGTCGTTAACAAAGGAGGATCTTTCAAAGGTTCCGGTTTGGGTTAAGATTTATGATATTCCATTAGCAGGGTTTACGGAAGACGGCCTAAGTGTCATTGCTTCGAAGTTTGGTAGGCCTATGATGTTTGATTCATATACAAGCACTATGTGTACGGAGGCGTGGGGTAGACCCAACTTTGCTCGAGCCATGATTGAGGTTAGTGCTGATCGTGACTTGCGAGAACAACTAAAGGTTGTGACTCCTAACTTAGATGGGATGAGTAACACGATCGATATAGTGCGAGTGGAATATGAATGGAAGCCACCATGTTGCTCTTGTTGCTGCGTTTTTGGGCATATTGATTTCCAATGTCCCAAGTCGATAATTGTGGGGGAAAGCAAGGAAAAACAAACCGATGATGATGGCTTTCGGCTTGTGTCTAAAAAGGCAAAAAAATAG
- the LOC139841412 gene encoding uncharacterized protein has translation MGERLKPQDKLKSWEVHNGMVLVCPLCKVCADTHNHLFFDCSYSRQVWLKAQALTHLPCLHNWRSLVSCISPSASRNSVRGVVAKLVFAVSVYFIWQERNNRIFKKSHRTEVKLFEDVIATVRLKLLSIKFKVSADVDHMKKLCLCSVCYLIF, from the coding sequence ATGGGTGAGCGGTTAAAACCTCAAGATAAGCTTAAATCTTGGGAAGTTCATAATGGGATGGTGCTTGTATGCCCTCTTTGTAAGGTTTGTGCGGATACTCACAATCATTTGTTTTTTGATTGTTCCTACTCTCGGCAAGTGTGGTTGAAAGCTCAGGCTTTGACGCATCTTCCTTGTTTGCATAATTGGAGGTCTCTTGTTTCGTGTATCTCACCTTCTGCCTCTCGTAATTCAGTAAGAGGTGTTGTTGCTAAATTGGTTTTTGCGGTTTCGGTGTACTTCATATGGCAAGAAAGAAATAACAGGATTTTTAAGAAGTCTCACAGGACCGAGGTTAAGCTGTTTGAAGATGTGATTGCAACCGTTCGTCTGAAGTTGCTGTCCATTAAATTTAAAGTTTCAGCTGATGTTGATCATATGAAGAAGCTGTGCCTATGTAGTGTTTGCTATTTAATATTTTGA
- the LOC139843329 gene encoding TOM1-like protein 5 — translation MAAELVNAATSEKLAEMDWTKSIEICELVARDHRQARDVIKAIKKRLGSKSKETQLYAVMLLEVLMNNIGEPIHTQVIDTGILPVLVKLVKKKSTSDLPVREKIFLLLDATQTSLGGASGRFPQYYSAYYDLVSSGVQFSQRPEVVPKPRSTSDRSKSNSVNGEVSTNGHDQSAPPPPPPANVTQAVPESSIIKKAGSSLEVLTDVLDAIDVRHPEEAKDEFTLDLVEQCSFHKQQVMHLAVTSRDERTISKAVELNDQLQKALSRHDALVSGRSVPAYTQIDQEDAEEEDQEQLFRRMRKGKTCVRPEAENYQTERHLGLLGSSVPPDRLNRPLIRPISLEPKQEPTATRSTVARASAATATETAAAGVVIPPPPVKHVEREKFFQEYKTDGSALGGHMRGLSLHSRNASSSRSDSFDFSD, via the exons ATGGCAGCTGAACTTGTGAATGCAGCAACAAGTGAAAAGTTAGCTGAAATGGATTGGACCAAAAGCATTGAAATTTGTGAATTAGTTGCGCGTGATCACAG GCAAGCTAGAGATGTCATTAAAGCGATCAAAAAACGGCTGGGAAGTAAAAGCAAAGAAACTCAGTTATATGCTGTTATG TTGCTAGAGGTGTTAATGAACAATATTGGAGAACCAATTCATACACAAGTAATTGACACTGGGATCCTTCCTGTACTTGTCAAATTAGTTAAGAAAAAG TCCACTTCTGATCTGCCTGTACGGGAGAAAATATTTCTTCTTTTAGATGCAACACAGACATCTCTCGGTGGAGCTTCCGGAAGATTCCCTCAATACTACTCTGCATACTATGATTTGGTG AGTTCTGGAGTACAATTCTCTCAGAGACCTGAAGTTGTTCCCAAACCCCGTTCAACTTCCGACAGAAGTAAAAGCAACTCCGTTAATGGTGAAGTTTCCACCAATGGACATGACCAGAgtgcaccaccaccaccacctcccgCAAATGTTACGCAGGCTGTTCCTGAATCTAG TATCATCAAAAAAGCTGGATCTTCACTAGAAGTGTTGACAGACGTACTTGATGCCATTGATGTCAGACATCCTGAG GAAGCCAAGGATGAGTTCACCCTAGATCTCGTGGAGCAGTGTTCATTTCATAAACAACAAGTTATGCATCTTGCTGTTACCTCTCG GGATGAGCGGACAATATCTAAAGCAGTCGAGTTAAATGATCAGCTCCAAAAGGCACTTTCAAGACATGATGCTCTCGTTTCTGGTAGGTCAGTCCCTGCATATACCCAAATTGACCAAGAAGATGCAGAGGAAGAGGACCAGGAACAACTCTTCAGAAG AATGAGGAAGGGAAAAACGTGTGTAAGACCTGAGGCCGAGAATTATCAAACAGAGCGGCATTTAGGACTACTAGGGTCATCAGTTCCCCCTGATAGGCTTAACCGACCTTTAATTAGGCCCATCAGTTTGGAGCCAAAACAAGAACCTACTGCAACCCGATCAACTGTAGCTCGAGCTTCAGCTGCAACTGCAACTGAAACTGCTGCTGCAGGTGTTGTAATCCCACCGCCGCCTGTAAAACATGTTGAAAGGGAGAAATTCTTTCAAGAATACAAAACGGACGGTTCTGCACTTGGCGGTCACATGCGGGGTCTCTCTTTACACAGCCGTAACGCCAGCAGTTCTCGCAGTGACAGTTTCGACTTCAGCGACTGA